The DNA segment AGAGCCCTGTGTGAAGGCGTCTGCCCCCGTGTCCCTGGCCGTGCTCTTGAGTATAGCCTTGACCAGGCCCGGGCTGGGCTTGGATCCGAAGGCCTGCTGGTAGGCGCTTATCACCAGGGCGACGCTGCCCGAGGTCATGGGTGTAGCCTCGCTGGTTCCGCCGAAGAGGTCGTAGGCCCAGGAGCCGTCTCCCAGCCCGACCAGCACTGGGGCGCCCGCCCAGGCGAAGCTGCCTATGTTGACTACGTCTGGCTTGGCAACCCCCATCTGGCTGGGCCCCCTGTCGCTCCAGCTGACAACGTCGCCTCCAGGCGATGGTAGGTAGCCGTAGAGGGGTCTGTAGTCGAAGAGGGTGCTGGCGCCAACGCTTATTACTAGGCTTGCTGCTCCTGGGGTGGTTGCAGTTCCATAGCCGGGGCCTCCGTTGCCCATGGCGTGTACTATCACCGTGCCGCTGGCGGATACTATGTAGTCCTCTATTGTGGCGTAGTCGTCGGCACCGGTTATGAAGCCCCTCAGGGCTATGTAGCTGTTGCCCCAGCTGTTGTTTATAACGTCCACCTGGTGCTCCCCGGTGTAGACCCAGTTCAGCGGGCTGTCCTGGGGCTCGAAGCCGGAGAGGAATAGCTGGGCGACGAACACGTTTATGAGGAAGCTGCCTCCAGCAGCTATGGTAGCCCCGGGTGCCACGCCCCTAAGGCTAGTCTCCATGTATCCCAGGTTGAACTCCACGTTGCCCCTCGAAGCTATGACCGTCGCTACGCTTGTGCCGTGGGCGTAGGTGTCGTAGAGTATCGACACCCACCTGCCCTGGGGGTCAAGGCCGGGTAGCACCAGGCCAGCGTAGTCGAAGCCGAGCCTCCAGCCGAGGTTCACGCTCTCTCCCGTTAGAAGCCCTACCCAGTCGAACGTCCAGCCTGCCAGGGCGCCTGCGCTGAAGTCGTTCACACCATCGCCGTTGAAGTCTCTAGCCAGGACCTCGTTGCCGTAGTATGCTGGCGCCTCGTCGGCGAAGCTTAGGTCGAAGAGGCTATCGTCGGGCTCCCCGCTTATCATGCCTGTGTCGCTGAGGGCCTTGAGGAATAGGTAGTAGGCTGTGCTGAGGTCTGCGTAGACGGTGTCGTAGCTGCCGTCGCCATCCCCGTCCGCCAGCAGGACGGGAAGGGAGTAGTTTAGTATGCCCAGGGAGCCGTAGAGTATGAAGGTGGTCTGGACGGCGAGGCCGAACTTGAACACTCCGTTAGCCGACTCTACGTCTCCCACGTAGAACCTGTCTATGGGGAACTCATAGTAGGCCACCGCCCCGTCGGGGCTTATGTAGAGTAGCCAGCCCGCCTCCGCCTCCCCGGCACCCATGAAGAAGAGGTCTATGAAGGGTACTGGGGTGGAGACGTTGACATAGCCCTCCTCATCCTTCACAGCCTCGGCCAGGGTAAGGGCGAAGCCCAGCTGGTCCGCATCGAATATAAGCGGCATGCCGTCGCTATCCCTAGCTATAGCCTCGACCCCCAGATCGCTGTGGCCGTAGTCCACACCGGTATCTACAACACCTACTTTCACACCCTCCCCTGTGACGCCGAACTCCTCCCAAACCCTCGAGGCTCCTATAACGTCGACAGCAGCGTAGAGCGTGGGCTCGACCCCCGGCTCTGGCTGGAGCCTTTCGAGAAGCTCCTTCTCCCTCAATATGCTCGACACTGGGCTCCTCGACTTGACAACCGCCGCCACGCCCTCCATGCCGGCCAACTTCTCTACGCTCTCCCTGTCGGCCCACGCCTCTATTACCCACTTGCCACCCACGTTAAGCCCGAATATGGCGCCGTCTGTTAGGGCTGCCACCTCCTCAGGGTTCGTGCCGAGATATATGATAGTGACCTTCGCCTGCCCCTCTCTGAGGGGCTCGAGCCCAGAGGCGAGCCTGTGCTCCCTAAGCTTGGCAATCATGCTGGAAAGCTCTGGGGTGTAGGCTACATCAACCGGCGTTTCATAGCCCTCCTGCGTTAGCAGCACCGGGTCTACGTAGGCCTTAGGCTCCGGTGCTGTAGGCGAGGAGGCGAGGGCAGGTGAAGGTGCTAGGGGGATTACCATTATCAGGATCAGAATTGCGGCGGCCAGCCGGAAGGCCAGCCTCCCAGGTTTATAGGTGTACACGTCAACCCACCCTAGAATAGTTGGCTGTGATAATAAGTCTAGCCAGAAGGATTTTAAAGATTACCCGAAGTTTATAACGTATATACTATTCTCCTAAAGATAAGTATAATCAAAAACCCGCTCCCACGGTTCGGTAGGGAGTTCCTATTGTAGGGTAAACTGGGTAAACTATAGAGGAAGAAACGGGTTTAGAGGTTTAAAAAGAAGGTGGGGAAATGTTTTGGGTGGCGCTCTAGCCTACCCTGGCTATTCTCTCCTTGTTAGCTGCAGCACTAGGTAGCCCGCTACCCCTAGGACTGCTAGGGAGAGGACTGCGTTGATTATGCCCCAGGTCTGTGCTCTGCCGCTCGCGCTCTCGGCCGTGTCTCCTACCTGTCCTAGCTGCTCCTGTATGTCTGCGACCGCGCTGCTCACGCTGTCCACCTTGCTGGATATGCTGTCTAGCTTGCCGTTTGCATCGTCTAGCTTGCTGGATATCGTGCTGGTGTCCTGCTTCACGCTGGCCACATCTCCAGCCACGCTGGCTAGGGTTGACTGTATGTCGGTTATCTTCGAGGTGTCGTCCTGCACTGCTGCCAGGGTCTGGGCTATCGCCTCAGCCTGGGCCGCGAGCTGTGCGTTCTGGTCGGATATTGTTAATAGGTCCTCCATAACCTGGTCTAGCTTGACGTTCACGCCGTTCTCTATCAGGTCCTTGATTGTGGAGACGTCGGCCGTCAGGGTGCCGAAGGACGTTGTTATGGTTGCGAGTAGCTGGTTGTTCTCCTGTACTATACCAGTTATCTCGGCGTTAGCCTGCACCAGGTCCTCCACGTTTGCGCTAACCGTTCCGAGAACTGTCTGTATCTCGGCCACGCCCTCCGAGACGCTGGTTATCTTGGCGTCCAGCATGTCGAGACTCTCCAGTATCATGGCCTGCCCGTCGAGCACTAGGGCCACGTTGTCCTCGACAGCCTGTATCACCGCGTCCGTGCTATCGGCCACCAGCGTCTGGAGGTCCTGGACGCTCACCAGTATGGTGCCCGCGATGGTCTTTATCTCCGCCACATCGCCCTGGATCGTTGTCAGCGTCGCGTTCATGCTCTCAAGCAGCTCCAGTATCGTCGCCACATCGCCCTGGATAGTGGCGACGCCGTTGGATATCTCGGCCAGTCCGCTGTCTATGTCGTCGAGCCTCATAGTTATCTCCTCACCGGTCTCCTGCAGCAGCTCGGCTAGGCTGTCCACGCTGGCCTGGAGCTGGCCCACGCTTGTCAGCAGCTCGGCCACTCCGTTCTCGATGTTCTCTAGAGTCATGCTCATGTCCTCTAGCTGAAGCATTATCGTCGAGACGTCGTCACTCACAGCCAGCAGTATATCTCTAACCTCCGCCACATCATCTCCCAGCTCGGCTATAGCCTCCAGCACCTGCATATTCCCGAGGGCCACGCTAGCCTTTACAAAGCCAAGATCGTAGAACACTTCACTTTCGTAGTCGCTTCTTATTGGGAATACAAACTGTATATCAGTTATATTGTCAGAGTCACTGTCAGCAGCCTCACTCATCTGAACTACTATCTTGTCTATAGTCATGATTAGATACTCGCCTGAGAGCCTGTCGTCGTAGTTGGGTATTGGTACCCTGAATGTTGCCCCAACTAGATTGCTGCCTTCGAATTCGAATGCAGTAGCCACCCCCACTGTCGCGAATTCGAAGTTCTTCTCTCCCTCTTCATCCACACTCCAGAACGATACTTCTATGCCAATGCTAGTCACAGTCCATCCTGCCACATTTATCGGGTCCCAGCCGCTAACGGTAATGGTCATGCTGGAAGCTGGTATTAGTGTTGAGGGGAATATGCCTATCGACAACCCTTCATCCGTAGTTACTGGTATAACACCTCCTAAGTATGTCGTGGATCCAGATGCCGGGACTAGCAGGACGTAGTTGTCTGAGATGGCCCTTAGCTCTCCGGTCTCTACATCAAATATGCCGACAATGGCGAGGGTGTATACAGGGAGGTATATAGTGGTTGGTATGCTGTAGCTACCTCCTCCTATGTAGCCCTCAAGGTCCGCCTGGAAGGGTTCTGATTCGAACGTCTGGCCGAACACAAGATCTGTTAGCGGCTCGAGGGTTGCCGGGTCTAGAAGGACCGCCTTATACCATCCCCTATCTCTCAGGCCGTACGCCTCTATAGCAACCTCAACCTCTGTTCCAAGAGGTACTGCCTCTATAATACTCCCTCCGCCGATCTCAACTTCTTCCCAGTTCTCCATTAGCACGACGTTGAAAGTCTCAAGGTATTCTGGGTCGTTGCTGAATATGTGTAGGGTGTGGGTTGTCGCTGGTGTCATAAACTCGTCTACCACGAACATCATTGCACCCGTGTCGTCTGTCTCACTAAGCTCGTAGACACCCGTGTCGGGGTCTGGAGTAACCGATATACTTGTGTCTGTGTCGACGTCGAACCTACCCGGATAGGATGTTGGTGAAGTTATAGTTGGAGATGTCACGTATATGTTTGCTAGCGAGTCGAAGTTTATTGCCGCGAATATAACGCCTCCAGTGCCCGCGTCTATCTCCTCGCTGTCCGGGTATACCCATATTATGTCGGGGCTTCCGTCTGGGTCGCTCACAACCAGGAAGTAGAAGTCATAGTTGGGGAACACCTCGTCGTTGAACGGGTCAACTAGCGTCGGGTAGTATGGATACAGGAAGTACAGTATATCCTCGAATGGCCTGTCGAAGGTTTCGAGGAAGTTGAAGCCCTGGGCCTCTATGCCCAGCGGGTATACTCCCGTCCTCCTGGGTGCCTTCTCCTCCACCTCATAGCTCACTCCTCCTCCGAAGTCTTCCTTGGTAAACGTCACCACCTCGTCTCCGATCAGGAGCTCGTACTCTAGGTTGGGCACTATACCGTCGTTGTCCTCCGCAACTATGACTAGCTTCGACGTGGAATCGGGGTCGAGGTTGTCTCCCGGTAGGACGGTGCTGTAGCCCACGTCGCCTACGTCCGAGCCGGAGCTGATCTCATAGTATAGCTCTATGTCCAGCAGCTCAGGAACCCTGTACATTAGCTCGAAGTCGGCTCCCGTGGAGTCTTTCACCACTCCGCTGTCAGCTCCTGTTATTGTGAGGGTTATGTCCTGGTAGATGCTCTCGAGCTCGGGGGCGCTGTGGACGTAGACTGCCTGGCCTAGGGCGTCAGCCACACCGAAGTCGGAGTCGGTGTAGAGAGTTACACCATCGTTCTCCGCCTCAATGTCTACCGTGAACACCTCCTCAGGCTCGAGGCCACATATACTTATGACAAACTGGGTGCCGTTTGCAGCCCACTCCATACCACCGGCCCTGAAGTAGAAGCCGGTGCCCATGCTAACCTCGTAGCTAGCCCATGGCACTATGTTAACATAGTCCTCTGAGTCGAAGTTTATGTTATCGTAGAAGCTTCCTCTGTTGGCGACAGCCGTGAAGGTATAGTCTTCGGTGGTTCCTCCTACTCCTGGTATCGGGGGTGATATTATTTCGAGGACTCCCACGCCGAAGCTGTTGGTCTCTACCGTGCCCAGCTTGAACGGGCCTAGGTAGATGTCTACGTCAGCCCTCGCCATAGTGTTGAATATGATAACCGTTATTGTGCTGAGGCACGGGTATAGGTCTAGCGGCGCAGTGTCGCTTGTTAGAGGCTGGCCGTCAATATAGACTGCTATCCCGCTGTCTCCGTAGAGGACGTCGCCAGGGGGTACGTCAGCCCTGCTGGCTATGAGGGATGCCACGAATCTTATATCGTTATAGCCGTCACCGTCGCTGTCGAGCGGTACTTCAGTATCCGGCTCGAGATCGTGCTCCCACGCTATAGTGCTGGCATCGTCTTCCTCCCAGAGGTAGATGTCCATCGCGCCCCTGTCCAGAGGCATTATAGAGTCTTCGAGCTCCACAGGCAACTCTATGCTGCCAAGGCTGCTGGTGAACTCGGGGCCGCCTACCAGGTGGTAGGCGTCCTCAGGATCGACAGTCGGGTCTACGAACTGGTTCACGAGCCACGCAGCCTCCACGTTATCGTCTCCGTCGAAGTCTACTCCAATCCTAGTATCCATCGGCAGGCCGGTTATCTCGAGAGTAATATCCTCGCCCGCAACACCCTCCACTATGAACGGGCCGTTAACCAGCTTCGGCTCTATGAATATCGGCATGAAAGTCAGTGTCACCCAATCCTCGCCCGCGTATGTGAAGTAGATTGCAGCTATAACCAGGTGAATCCCCATGGGCAGCTCGTCGGGCAGCTCTATCTCGCCCAGGTAGACTCCGCCGAAGGGCTCCGCGGAGCCCCTGTATGGAGAGCTTACCCAGTCCAGGAAGATATCTACCCTATCAACATTAGGCGGCAGGTTGTCGACTACGAAATCGACAGTGTCTCCTGGCTGGTAGACGGGAATGTACCTGTCTACAGAGCTTACAGTTACCGTTGCTATGTCTATCGTTAGCGTGTCGAAATCAACGTCTATGAACTTGGTCGTGTCTATAACAGGCAGGGTTCCGAGCGTGTAGACTACCGGGTGAGCATCGCCAGCTACTATATCCTCCACCCTAAAGGGCACCGCAATACCGTCAGTGGCGCCAGCCTCCCTTACCACCAGGTTATACCATCCCTCGGTTACATTACTCGTGTCTATGTTCGAATCATCCAGAACCACCGTGGGCGGGGTCTCTATGCTGGGGTTCTCAGCCCAGCCCCCCCTAATGGGCTTCAGCCCGTCGTTCTCGGCGTAGAGGTTTATCGGGCTCGCCGCCGTCAGATAGCTCGGATCCCCGTCCTTCAACGTTATTATATCTCCCGTGCTGGCTACCTCGCCCTTAACCAGGGCGAACTCTAGGGTGGCCGTGTCATCGAATCCTTCCCCGAGGATGGTGAACACCACGGCAAGGCCAACCATTCCTAAGAAGGGACCGGATGGGCCAGCAATCTGGTTTATGTCTATCATCAGGGTCTCCCTGACACCGAGATCCACTGTCTGCGTGGGCATTATGTCCTGCGCAGCCTGGGCTATCGGCAGGAGCGTTGGCAGTGTGAAGAGCGCCACCATCAAAACCGCTATAGCCATGTTTACGAGTCTCACGTCTATACTCACCCTCTAAGGGGCCGTGGATATCTGGCCCAGGCCGGGTTTATAAGGGTTACTGGCCCCCCGGAAACCCTTAGACCCCCGGGGAAACCCGGGGGAAACCCGGGGGGGCTGGTGTCGCCCAGGCCTCTCCAGGCTTCTCCGGTTTTAGGGTGGGGTTCATATTGGTCGGCTGGCCTCGTGTTTATAACTGTCTCTCGGTTATTGCGCGATCACTATGTCAGCCTCGGCCACGGGTCCTAGGGCTTTTATGGCTGCGTATGCCTGCTGGGGAGTTATCTGGACTTGGCTGCCGTAGACTGTGATCACCCCTCTCCCGGCGTCTATCCATGCTTTGTACAAGGCTTTGTAGCCCTGGGCGGCCGCCTCCTCCGCCGGGGCTATCACTAGCCTGGCCCCCTGGAGCTGGAGGTGGGCTAGGGTTCTCGCCTGGTGGGTGTCCTGTATTACTATCAGTGGTTTTGCGGGGGCTCCGCATGGCGAGGGCACGGGTGTTATGGCGGCCCTGTACCCCGCCTCCCCCTCCACTGGTTTTACCAAGGGTTTGACGGGGGTTCCCATTGTCTTGGCTGGTGTGATGCTCACCATGGCCTCGAGCCCCGGGGCCCAGGCCGCCTGGAACGCCTGGCCCGGCTTCAGCTCCCTAGCTACGCCGCCCACCACGGCCTCCAGCCTGGGCGGTGGGTTGAGGAGGCTGTCTACACCCAGGCTTGGGGCCTGGTCTCGGCAGGCCAGTACGGTTATCTTTGTGGGGGTTGTGTGGGGTAGGGTGGCGGTGTGGGTTGAGAGGGTTAGGGGGGCCGCCTCCTCCAGAGTTATTGTGGCCTCTATGCTGGCCCTCGCCTCCCCAGGCTCCCTGCTGTGGAGCAGCACTATCAGCCCTGTGGCGGTGGCGAAATCCCCCCGGGCCTCTGTGGCGCCGTTGGAGTAGCGGGGGCTGACCATCCACGCCTCCACCCAGCCAGCCACAGTCTCCAGCCCGTCGCTGTACACCAAGGCCTCCACGGCCCCACGGGGCTTGCCGGGGAAGGCTATGCTACCCCGGGCCTCGGCCCAGCCCCTGAGGACCATGTCCCCCGGGGGCTCTAGCCTGACCCCGGCCCATAGGCCGTCCCCCGTGCATAGGGCGAAGCCGTAGACTTTGAACAGGCCCAGCCCCGTCTCAACCGCCCCAAGAGGCTCCTCGCTGTACCCCCCGCTCCCGTCTGGCGACGCCTCAGAGCCTAGGGCTGATATGGTGGGGCTGCAGCTCCTGTCCAGGTCTATCTGGATCTGCAGCACGACGTCTACAGGCTCCCAGGATCCCAGGCTTACGACCCTGGCGGCCCCCAGGCTGGCTAGGCCGAGCCACTGGCCCCCTATGTTTACCGCTGGCTCCGGGCCGGCGCCGCCTTGCTCCCGGGTGTTGCACGTGTAGGGGTGGGGGTAGAGCTTGAGGCCGCCCCCAACAGTCTCGACCCCCAGAACCACCGGGCTGCAGTCGTAGGGCTTCAGCGCCTCCACAACGCCCTCCACAGCAGGCTCGGGCAGCTGCTGCCTGGCCACCACACCCTCACCCGGCTTCAACACAACCACGCTCTCGACAGGAGCGCCTGGGGAGTAGAACCTGGCCTTAAGGCCTCCCGCCTCAACCCACGCCTCCATGATGAGGGGGCTGGAGGCCGCCTCTATAGACTGGGAGGCCGCCTCACCCGCGCCCACTATAAGGCCCGCCGTCCTACCTCCCACCGACATGAGGGCCGCCGTCACAGCTACGGCAACGGCAACCGCTACAAGGGCCCCGTAGACCTCGCTCAAACCCCTCCTCCGCAGCGCCAAGGCCGAGGTACACCACAACAGAACGCTGCCGCGGAGGAGGGGGAGGGGGGCTTGGAATGTTTACTATTCCGAGCCTCATATACACCCCGTTGAATCCCCGGGGGGTCTCGCGGGTCTAGCCGCCGGTTCTCCTTGCTGTGGCGTATGCCGCGGCTAGGCCTAGGGTTATTGCGAGGGCTGCTAGGGCGGCTGTGAGCCTCTTGTCGGATAGCGTCTCTAGGAGGCTGTCAACAGCACGTGCTGTGGTAGCGGTCTCCAGGGTCTGTGTCTCTCCTGTTGCCGTTGCGGTCTGCCCCCCCGTCTCGCCCGGGGGCTTGACCTCTATCTTGTAGACGGCCAGCGCCTGCTGGCTGCCTGACACTATTAGGACGGCGGCCTCGCCGCCCCGGGCCCACACCCCCGCAACGGCGCCAGCGTCGCTCATGAGGCTGTAGGCCCACCAGTCCCCCCCGGAGGCTGGGCATCCCGTGTAGATGGCTAGGGCTGGCCTGCCGTCGAGGCTACCCCCGGCCACAGCTACCTCCCCGGCCTCAGGATGCTCGGCCACCGCCACCCCATACACCCTGTCCAGCCCAGGCAGCGGCTGGGGCTCAGCAGAGGGTGGCGGCTGGACCGAGCTCCACCCAGACCCCCCGCTCCACCAGGCTATGCAGCCGTCCCAGGCCTCGGCCCCGGCGGGGAGGCTCCCCTGCAGGGGGGTCTTGTCCCAGCCGCCCTGGGGTGTCTGGCAGGCCAGCACCCCTCCCCCACTGTCCCCGGTCTCTAGGGCCACCAGGCAGACGCCCGCCCCGGGTGCCGCGGCAGCGTCTACACCCCTCTGGTCACCCGGCTCCTCGACCACGGTCTCCGAGACGGTCTTACCCGCTATCATGTCTACCCTGAGCACCGCGGCGTCCCACCCCGTGTCGAGCCCGGTGTAGAGGGAGCCTAGCACGGTCAGCGTGGATCCCTGGAGGCTGGCGGAGTAGGCTCTGAAACCCTCGCCCAGGTTTACAGTCCTCTCGTCACCAACGCCCCCGTCCCTCGTGTAGACTGTTATGGCGAGGACCTCGCTCAGCCCCTGCCTCCCCCGGGAGTACAGGTAGATGTAGCCCCCGGCGGCGTCAACACCTATGGGCTCGTAGGACTCAACGCCCGGGGGTGGTTGGAGGGGTTTGCTCCACTCTATCAACCCCCCGGTTAACAGGGCTAGCCTGAACTCCTCCCCAGTGTAGAGCAGCGCCGCCACAGAGCCATCGAGCAAGTCGGCATCAACCAGCACATAGCCTTCGGGCAGGTCTACAGCCTGTACAAGGTCTAGTGTGAAGCCCCCGGCCTCCGCCCGCGAGGCTGCGGGGAGCAGTAGGGCCGGGAGTATTAAGGCTAGGAGGGCTAGGACCTCCGGGCGCAACAGCCACACACCCCCGAGTCTAGGCGGGCTGCGCTCGGGAGCCTTAAAGGGTGGGGGCTGGGGGTTTAGAAATACTCCTCCTCCTCGAGCAGCCTGCGGGCTATCCTCTCCCTTATCCTGTATATCCCGGCGGCCAGGGCGGCTAGGCCTATGAAGCCCACCGCTATCGGGCCGTACCTCTGCAGGAGCACGAGGGGGCCTGGGTTGAGTGTTATTGTTAGCGTTGTGGACTGGGGGACCTGTATGGTGCCCGTTGACTCCCTGTAGCCCGGCTTCTCGGCGTTCACTATGTAGATGCCGTATGGGGCCTGGAAAGTGAAGCTCCCGCTCCCGTCGGTCAGGCCTGAGGCGACTTCAACCCCCTCCTCGGAGAGGACCCTCACCAGCGCGCCCTGCTGCGGCGAGCCCCTGTCGTCGACCACCAGCACTGTAACGGTGTACATTATGGGGCTTATCCTGAGCTCCACCTTCCCAGGCTTTAGAACGGTGAAGCTGAACGCCGTGTCTACCCTGTAGTAGGACTGGCCCGCCTCCGGGCTGAGGCTGGCCTTGTAGGTGCCTGGGGGTAGGGATAGGACCGCCTTACCCCTAACAACAGTCTCGACGCTGTAGCTTAGACCTCCCTCGGGAGCCTGCCTCTCCAGCTCGACTATGTAGGGGAAGCCTATGGGCTCGCCCGTGAGCGCGTCGAGCAGCCATAGCTCGACCGTGAGCCTCTTGTACTCCACCGTCAGCACCCCCGGCACCACGGCGCCCTCCTGGGTTACCGTGATCCTGAGCTGCGTGTCTGCTAGGAGGGACTCCTCGGAGACCACGTTAACCTCAGCTATATAGTTGCCGGGCCTCACCCCCTCTAGCCTCAATATCGGCCCCTCACCCCGGGCCCTCAGCTCTAGGGGGAGGGTTGTGTGCTTCAGAACCAGCTCAACCTCCTCCTCCACCGGGTTGCCGTCGGGGTCTGCAAGGCTCACGGCTATCCCGAATACTATGGGCTCCATCTCCACCTCAAGCTCCACATCCCCCGCTATCTCCAGGGACAGGCTGGCTGGCCTGAAGCCCAGAGCCCCGACCTCTAGGGACGCCCGGCCCGGCGGCAGCTGTAGCACAGCCTCCCCCTTAGCACCCTCAACCACGCCCTCCAGCTGGCCGAAGGGGCCTAGGTAGGTGTAGGAGACCGAGAACTCGGGCAGCCTAACGGAGAACTCGCTGTCCAGCGCCGCCACCTTGACAGCGGCCAGCGGCGGTTTTATCACGACCTCCACACCGCCCCCCTCCTCGGGGACTAGTATGTTGCCGGCGTCGACCGAGACCTCTACACCCCCAACCTCCACCCTGTACTCAGCCCGGTAGAGGCCGGGCCTCAGCCTCGCCTCGCCGCTGCCCTGCGTTATCTCAACCTCGAACGGCTTCTCCTCCTCTATCTCCGTGTGGTCTAGTATGAGGGTCCCCCAGAGGACGGGGACAGCCTCTCCACTAACGTCGGCCGAGACGGTGAAAGCCACATCGACCTTCAGCGGCTCTATGGGCACGTACACGGCTCCGGGTGACTCGACTGTTATCTCCACGGTAGAGACTGGGTAGCCCTCGGCCGAGACTTCCAGTGTGTACACTCCCTGCGGGAGTATGGCTTTCACCGGTAGGGTGAACTGGAGAGGCTCCTCAAGCTCGACCCCGTTGAACATCCTCAGCACAGCCCTAGCCCCCTCTATAACCCCCCTCTCCACGCCCAGGTCGGGGTCGAAGCCGGCCAGCTCCACTGGGTGGGCCTTCGGCTTTATAGATATCGATAGGGCGGTTGTCTCGGCGCCTATGAAGGCTCTGGAGCCAGCGACCGAGCCCCCGGCCTCGGCCTCGACTATATAGGAACCGGCCCTCACACTAACCTCTGCAACCCCTGTCTCGTCTGCAACGGTGGAGATGGGGTCGACGCCCAGTGCTTTGAGTATGGGGTCGTCGGGCCTTAGGGTGACTGAGGCGAGGCCAGCGGGGGTGGGGGGTAGTGTTATCTCGGCCGCTCCTATAACCGCTGTTGAGCTGGAGTAGAAAATGTTAACCTTAACGTCAACGACTATGGGGTCTAGGGTTAGGCTGACGAAGACCCTGTCCTGAGACAGCGTCAAGCTGTGCATCCTCGGGGTGTAGTAGCCGGGCAGCTCCGCCTCCAGGATGTAGCTGCCGAATGGTAGTGTAATCGTGATCGTTCCACCCTCGACATTTAGGGTCTTCTGGGAGGACTGGCTGTAGCCCTGCCAAACTATGTTAAGTATGGCGGAGGGCAGCTCCACCCCAAGGTCTGAGTCCAGGAGAGTAATCTCCACCTCGCCGTAGAGGGGCTTCAGCCCCAGCCTAACCTCGACGCCGCTCCTGCTAGCCTTGAACAGGTCTATCTCTAGCACCGCCTCCTCGGTGTAGGGGTGGGTTACCTCCACCTTGTATACTCCCGGTCTTAGGAGGAAGACGGCCCGGCCCTGGCTGTCGGTGGTCTCCACCTCCTGGCCCACCTGCACCGGGGTCTCTAGAGGTGTCGCCACTACCAGCGCGCCCCCGACGCCGCCGACGGCCACCCCGATGGGGTCGTTATACACAGCGTTAACTACCAGCGGAATTT comes from the Aeropyrum camini SY1 = JCM 12091 genome and includes:
- a CDS encoding archaellin/type IV pilin N-terminal domain-containing protein: MALRRRGLSEVYGALVAVAVAVAVTAALMSVGGRTAGLIVGAGEAASQSIEAASSPLIMEAWVEAGGLKARFYSPGAPVESVVVLKPGEGVVARQQLPEPAVEGVVEALKPYDCSPVVLGVETVGGGLKLYPHPYTCNTREQGGAGPEPAVNIGGQWLGLASLGAARVVSLGSWEPVDVVLQIQIDLDRSCSPTISALGSEASPDGSGGYSEEPLGAVETGLGLFKVYGFALCTGDGLWAGVRLEPPGDMVLRGWAEARGSIAFPGKPRGAVEALVYSDGLETVAGWVEAWMVSPRYSNGATEARGDFATATGLIVLLHSREPGEARASIEATITLEEAAPLTLSTHTATLPHTTPTKITVLACRDQAPSLGVDSLLNPPPRLEAVVGGVARELKPGQAFQAAWAPGLEAMVSITPAKTMGTPVKPLVKPVEGEAGYRAAITPVPSPCGAPAKPLIVIQDTHQARTLAHLQLQGARLVIAPAEEAAAQGYKALYKAWIDAGRGVITVYGSQVQITPQQAYAAIKALGPVAEADIVIAQ